In the Flavobacterium pallidum genome, one interval contains:
- a CDS encoding T9SS type A sorting domain-containing protein, whose protein sequence is MKKLYTLSLVLFASAASFAQFYSESFGTPTGTTLFPAYATGTAPATFDNGAPIVYGGNADVRITGASSGYAGATGSGNAFIGTAAGVGKVMQIDGLDTSAYNSADLVLSFGMTISNNGGNPMILEQSTDATNWSPIAYTAAATGWNLVSIGGGAIESSGTLSLRFTNPGGTAQVRIDDISLSEGAVTPACSLIFGTVAKSCDAITSGTDTYTVTIPFTGGGTNPYTLNVDSGSIGGDDPTSMDSGNIVITGIAEGTAIVFTAEGGDCNLTVNVTSPDCTPAPTGVTLPYTNNFAYAAGATLSAQPDWTIQSGTTDEIMVAAGNLDYTGIASVGNSITFDGTGIDNAIIFDTQTSGTVYYSFLLNISSMTGVTEPNGGYFAGLGSSGTNFGATLWSKAVSDTSFNLGTEVRTASGTNTSWAADTYQTGQTYFAVLGYTFGDAATASDDTVNLWIDPTVGGAQPATSTIGDAHTGADLASINRFFFRQDSATETPGIQIDALRIGTTWESVTASNLSIKDNNIAGLKVYPNPVSNGTFFIETAANAEKAVVVYDVLGKQVVNTTTTTNAINVSNLKGGVYIVKITENGNTATRKMVIK, encoded by the coding sequence ATGAAAAAACTTTACACTTTATCTTTAGTGTTGTTTGCTTCCGCTGCTTCTTTTGCTCAGTTTTATTCTGAGAGCTTTGGAACGCCAACAGGAACGACACTTTTCCCTGCTTATGCAACAGGTACCGCTCCTGCGACATTTGACAATGGCGCTCCAATCGTTTATGGTGGAAATGCAGACGTAAGGATTACCGGTGCTTCTTCTGGTTATGCCGGTGCAACAGGAAGCGGAAATGCTTTTATCGGAACTGCAGCAGGCGTTGGAAAAGTGATGCAGATTGACGGTCTTGACACATCAGCTTACAACTCAGCGGATCTCGTATTGAGTTTTGGTATGACCATTTCAAATAATGGCGGAAACCCGATGATACTGGAGCAAAGTACAGATGCTACAAACTGGTCTCCAATTGCCTATACTGCTGCTGCTACAGGATGGAACCTTGTGAGCATCGGTGGTGGCGCCATTGAATCTTCAGGTACGTTATCCCTTAGATTTACGAATCCTGGTGGAACGGCACAGGTAAGGATCGATGATATCTCATTATCCGAAGGCGCTGTGACACCTGCCTGCAGCCTGATTTTCGGAACTGTGGCCAAATCCTGCGACGCTATAACCTCAGGAACAGATACTTATACTGTAACAATTCCTTTTACTGGTGGTGGTACAAATCCTTACACGCTTAACGTTGATTCTGGATCTATCGGCGGCGATGACCCAACAAGCATGGATTCAGGAAACATTGTCATTACAGGCATTGCTGAAGGTACTGCTATCGTTTTCACAGCTGAAGGAGGCGATTGTAACCTGACGGTAAACGTAACTTCACCTGATTGTACTCCTGCTCCAACCGGAGTAACGCTTCCATACACAAACAACTTTGCTTATGCTGCTGGTGCAACTTTGTCAGCTCAGCCAGACTGGACTATCCAAAGTGGTACAACTGATGAGATTATGGTTGCTGCAGGAAATCTTGATTACACTGGAATAGCTTCTGTTGGGAATTCAATCACTTTTGATGGAACAGGAATTGACAATGCGATCATTTTTGACACACAAACTTCAGGTACTGTGTATTATTCTTTTCTTTTGAATATTAGCTCAATGACTGGTGTAACAGAGCCTAACGGAGGTTATTTTGCAGGTTTGGGTTCAAGCGGAACTAATTTCGGAGCTACGCTTTGGTCTAAAGCTGTAAGCGACACTAGCTTTAATCTTGGTACTGAAGTTAGGACAGCCAGTGGAACAAATACGTCTTGGGCAGCTGATACATACCAAACTGGCCAAACTTATTTTGCAGTTCTAGGCTATACATTTGGTGACGCTGCTACTGCATCGGATGATACAGTTAACCTATGGATCGATCCTACAGTTGGTGGTGCACAACCAGCAACATCGACAATCGGAGATGCTCACACAGGAGCTGACCTTGCATCAATCAACAGATTCTTCTTCCGTCAGGACAGTGCTACTGAAACTCCTGGAATCCAAATCGATGCATTGAGAATCGGTACTACATGGGAATCTGTAACAGCATCAAACCTTAGTATTAAAGACAACAATATTGCTGGCCTTAAAGTGTATCCAAACCCGGTATCTAACGGTACTTTCTTCATCGAGACTGCAGCAAATGCTGAGAAAGCAGTAGTGGTGTATGATGTATTGGGCAAGCAGGTTGTAAACACTACAACGACTACTAATGCAATAAATGTTTCCAACCTTAAAGGTGGTGTTTACATCGTAAAAATCACTGAAAACGGTAATACAGCTACAAGGAAAATGGTTATCAAATAA
- a CDS encoding T9SS type A sorting domain-containing protein, translating into MQRNYFFMFLLMCCLSFAGVSAQDNKTQPAVTEGLNFYPNPVSNGKIYITSKNSLEKDIAIFDVLGKKVFQQTTTSKEVNISTLSPGVYIIKIKEGDATATRKLIVK; encoded by the coding sequence ATGCAAAGAAATTACTTTTTTATGTTTCTGCTAATGTGCTGCTTATCCTTCGCCGGTGTTTCCGCCCAGGATAACAAGACACAGCCTGCTGTTACTGAAGGGTTGAATTTCTACCCTAATCCGGTTAGCAACGGCAAGATTTATATCACTTCTAAAAACAGCCTGGAAAAAGACATTGCCATTTTTGATGTATTGGGCAAAAAGGTCTTCCAGCAAACCACTACAAGTAAAGAGGTAAACATCTCTACGCTTTCTCCCGGCGTTTACATCATTAAAATCAAGGAAGGTGACGCTACGGCCACCAGAAAACTGATTGTCAAGTAA